The window AACTGCTTGTAACGCAATATGACAGTGTAGCACAAGCAAGTGAGCAAATTGCCTTTGAGGACTATAGCCAAAACGGTGGGCAGCAAGTTGATCTTGGATTTACTATAAAAGGCTATCAGGATGCAGGTGCTGGCTCGTTATGGACCGGCTGGAATGAGGGGAGATGGGCATTAGCGGCGCATACTCGAACGGATAATCCACAAGCAGGCTTAGAGTTAGCAAAACAGGCAGTAAAATATTTAGAAATGCATACGCTTCCTATTCCGAAGCAAAATGGCTTTGCACATTTAGACGTTTATAAATCCGGTAATTTAATTGTCTGGCAGAACGAAAAGCTTGTATATACGCTTGATTCAATCAAAGAGCCAATGAAGGCACTTGCCATTGCTACAGCTTTTGGCCGTTAATAGTAAATCCCCGAGACTATTTTTTACTCGGGGATTTTTTAATAGAATGTTTTAATCGTTTTTTACATCTTCGACAAGTAGTTCATACTCCACAAACCATTTACGCCATTGCTCCATTGGAAATTCATCGTGAACAATGCCATTTAGTAAATCACACAGAAGTTCTAAGCAGATATGCCAGCCTGCCAAATCTTTAGGCGTATGATTCGTAAGTTCACTAATAGTCTCCTGTAACACCAGTAATGAGCCATCACTAGTCGTGGTAAGCTCAAAACGTACAGAATCTTTTCCCCAATCAAATTCCAACACTTCTCGATAAACATAATCTGTAATAGTTATTTCCTCAAAAGCATCCGTGCCATCATTCATATTAAAATGCATTTTGCCGTTTTTCTGAAGATCAATCATTTCTAAATTGCTCATCCACTGCTGAAGCTTCCCATTTTCCGTTAGTACTGCCCAAACTGCATCGACTGAATGGGAAAGCGGACGTGTGAATTTAACGACATAATTGTTTTGCTGTTTCTGAATAGTAGCTAGCATTAGGTTCCACCTCTTGTTTTTATATTGATTATAACTTATTACCTCATGATTGTTTGTTTGAAAAAAGTCAGTTCACGCCTTCTTTAATGTTTACTTCTGTAGCTGTTTATAACCTAAAATAATTTGGTTTTTGTGTTTCATTTTCATTATTGTATTGACCTGAACACCTCAAATAAAATAGTTCATAGGACAGCTATGGTGATTAGGTGTTCCTATGAAATATAAAATCAGCTAATATTAGATTTAATAAAGGAGAGATTACCATGTCATTTAAAAAAGCTTTAGAACGTTACATTGAGGCGACGAACTCACATGATTTCAATAACATAAAAGAAATATTACATCCTGAAGCTGTTTATTGGTTTACTGATAAAACATGCACAACTATTGAAGAAATCGGTGCATATTTCAATCATGCATGGGATCTTATAAAGGAAGAGGTTTATAGTGCTACGAATGTTCAATGGCTTACAGTCGATGAATCATCTGCTACCTGTATTTATACATACCACTATGAAGGTTTATATAATGGGGAATTCGTATCAGGTAGCGGAAGAGCAACAAACGTCTTTACAAATGTGAATAATGAGTGGAAGTTAATTCATGAACATTTAAGCAATTAACGTGTGCTTAAGATTACAATATTTTCACTTACGTTGCTAGCTGAAAGGGATTGATGGTATGGCACGCTTAAAAACAGAAGGTGACTTAGAAAGATTAATTAAGGCAGACATCTGGATGATGGATATTTTAAAAACTGTGGAGAAGCTACAATTACCTGACTGTTGGGTATGTGCAGGGTTTATTCGTTCTAAAGTGTGGGATATTCTTCATGAATATAGCAGTAGAACACCAATAGCCGATATTGATGTTATTTATTTTGATCCATGGACAGTCTCTGAGACGATTGAAAAGCAATATGAACAACAATTGCGAAAACATTTACCTAATGAACCTTGGTCTGTGAAAAACCAAGCAAGGATGCATTTGATAAATAATAGTAAACCATATCAATCTTCTACAGATGGCATCGCGCATTTTCCAGAAACACCAACAGCTATTGGCGTTAGGCTAAATAATGGTTTACTCGAAATTACTGCGCCTTATGGCATCAATCGTTTAGTGGCTGGAATTGTTTCTCCTACTCCATACTTTCAAAAAGAAGAGCGAATGTATGAGATCTATAAACAAAGGATACGTACAAAACAGTGGAAATCAATCTGGCCGCAGTTAAAGATCTTTGACTGAAGTGGAGGTGCGGAAGCGTTTGAACCAAGATAAAAGGCAAATACTCGCACAATACGAAAAATCTATGACATGGGTGGAGAGCTTGGCGGATGTAACAGAAGAACAGTGGCGAACACCAATAGAAGTTGGAAAGTGGTCGGTTGCAGAGGTTATTGGGCATCTTATCCCATGGGATGAATTTGTGGTAAGTAAACGTATTCCGTTGCTATTTACGGAGGACAGTCTGCCAAAGGCACCGAATGTACAGGAAATGAACGCAAATGCTGCAAATAGTAGTCGCTTACAAAGTAAGGAAGAAACGATAGGGAAGTTTTTGAATGGTAGACATCAACTTATAGATGCGCTTCATCATCTAACAGATGAACAATGGCAGCATAGCTTTCATATTGGTGAATCTGAACTTACACTTTATCGTTATTTTTCAGGCTTGGTGGAACATGATTGGCATCATTTTTTACAAATTGAGAAGGTGCTGAAGTGAAAGTAAATGGAATGGAAATTACGGTTAACCAGATAATTGATTACTATGCGCATGCATCTGTAACTTTTTTAGATGT of the Lysinibacillus fusiformis genome contains:
- a CDS encoding SRPBCC family protein → MLATIQKQQNNYVVKFTRPLSHSVDAVWAVLTENGKLQQWMSNLEMIDLQKNGKMHFNMNDGTDAFEEITITDYVYREVLEFDWGKDSVRFELTTTSDGSLLVLQETISELTNHTPKDLAGWHICLELLCDLLNGIVHDEFPMEQWRKWFVEYELLVEDVKND
- a CDS encoding YybH family protein, which produces MSFKKALERYIEATNSHDFNNIKEILHPEAVYWFTDKTCTTIEEIGAYFNHAWDLIKEEVYSATNVQWLTVDESSATCIYTYHYEGLYNGEFVSGSGRATNVFTNVNNEWKLIHEHLSN
- a CDS encoding nucleotidyltransferase family protein; amino-acid sequence: MARLKTEGDLERLIKADIWMMDILKTVEKLQLPDCWVCAGFIRSKVWDILHEYSSRTPIADIDVIYFDPWTVSETIEKQYEQQLRKHLPNEPWSVKNQARMHLINNSKPYQSSTDGIAHFPETPTAIGVRLNNGLLEITAPYGINRLVAGIVSPTPYFQKEERMYEIYKQRIRTKQWKSIWPQLKIFD
- a CDS encoding DinB family protein yields the protein MNQDKRQILAQYEKSMTWVESLADVTEEQWRTPIEVGKWSVAEVIGHLIPWDEFVVSKRIPLLFTEDSLPKAPNVQEMNANAANSSRLQSKEETIGKFLNGRHQLIDALHHLTDEQWQHSFHIGESELTLYRYFSGLVEHDWHHFLQIEKVLK